A window of Spiroplasma syrphidicola EA-1 contains these coding sequences:
- a CDS encoding helix-turn-helix domain-containing protein: MNEIIKQLRITRGLTQRELAEISGLQQSTICRIENNCSATSWSKLLALLIALKIDVNDFITKLNSFNPGKVCEFLSLIIDNPKIRKELANNPKLLAAKILRIFSN; the protein is encoded by the coding sequence TTGAACGAAATTATTAAACAATTACGGATTACGCGAGGTTTGACGCAACGAGAGTTAGCGGAGATATCAGGGTTACAGCAATCAACGATTTGTCGAATTGAGAATAATTGCTCAGCAACTAGCTGAAGTAAATTATTAGCCCTATTAATTGCGTTGAAAATTGACGTAAATGATTTTATTACCAAACTTAATTCATTTAATCCTGGAAAAGTATGTGAGTTTTTATCATTAATTATTGATAATCCTAAAATAAGAAAAGAATTAGCTAATAATCCAAAGTTATTGGCGGCCAAAATTTTAAGAATTTTTTCAAATTAA
- a CDS encoding Pr6Pr family membrane protein: MLKWNNKILFWFRLGALLLVVFFLIFDLVLTITNPSGLNADLGYAERVSNYYAFFTTQSNYIVAAYFLGYLFESKFRNSRPSDVIKLAVVTYITVTMLVFWFGIFTNTQTNTSYSSYEWASTIILHLVIPFCMILSYILTAGESQYNIRNHYKLSLWLILVYPVLYFVVILIRGIFRQMDHRPEGTWFPYFFLNIYQPNGILILALIFICILVLFVGLQYIYLWINNMLFRRNKGETLNMTVNKKVFGINTKPLPIKNEKVFIPATLINLSKSYDNNGLITDSQKNVK; this comes from the coding sequence ATGTTAAAGTGAAATAATAAGATATTATTTTGATTTAGATTAGGGGCCTTACTATTAGTGGTATTCTTTTTAATCTTTGATCTAGTTTTAACAATTACCAACCCTTCAGGACTGAACGCTGATTTAGGATATGCAGAACGCGTGTCAAATTATTATGCTTTTTTTACAACGCAAAGTAATTATATTGTTGCGGCTTATTTCTTAGGTTATTTATTTGAATCAAAATTCCGTAATAGTCGCCCATCAGATGTGATTAAATTAGCTGTCGTAACATATATTACAGTAACAATGCTTGTTTTTTGATTTGGGATTTTTACCAATACCCAAACAAATACTTCATATAGTTCTTATGAATGGGCTTCAACGATAATTTTACACTTAGTGATTCCATTCTGTATGATTTTGAGTTATATTTTAACCGCTGGAGAAAGCCAATATAACATCCGCAACCACTATAAATTATCATTATGATTAATTTTAGTTTATCCTGTTTTATATTTTGTTGTGATTTTAATTCGGGGGATTTTCCGCCAAATGGATCATCGCCCAGAAGGAACGTGATTTCCCTACTTCTTTTTAAATATTTACCAACCAAATGGGATTTTAATCTTAGCGTTAATCTTTATTTGTATTCTGGTTTTATTTGTTGGGTTACAATATATTTACTTATGAATAAACAATATGTTATTTAGACGGAATAAAGGGGAAACCTTAAATATGACAGTAAATAAAAAGGTTTTTGGGATTAATACAAAACCATTGCCAATTAAAAATGAAAAAGTATTTATTCCGGCTACTTTAATTAATTTAAGTAAAAGTTATGATAATAACGGATTAATTACCGATTCTCAAAAAAATGTTAAGTAA
- the rpsP gene encoding 30S ribosomal protein S16 has product MVKLRLKRTGKKKAAFYRIVAIDARVKRDGEYIELIGTYNPINGDVKIDQEIAFKWLQNGAQPTDTVRNLLSKAGLMTKLHNEKQAVKKDSAKPKKGK; this is encoded by the coding sequence ATGGTAAAACTACGTTTAAAAAGAACAGGTAAAAAGAAAGCAGCTTTTTATCGCATTGTTGCAATTGATGCTCGTGTCAAACGTGATGGTGAATACATTGAATTAATTGGAACATACAACCCAATTAATGGGGATGTAAAAATTGATCAAGAAATTGCTTTTAAATGACTACAAAATGGGGCGCAACCAACTGATACTGTTCGTAATTTATTAAGTAAAGCAGGTCTAATGACAAAATTACATAACGAAAAACAAGCAGTTAAAAAAGATAGTGCCAAACCAAAAAAAGGAAAATAG
- the rimM gene encoding ribosome maturation factor RimM (Essential for efficient processing of 16S rRNA): MENLIKVFTIKKPHGIKGELKVISLINLKTYATVDNKLAFIKIGEIFNPVTVEKVFGTIDKLVMRLKEYRNINDVTKFQGCDVYFKKDDIGDVPVLTSLIGYQVIKDDEIIGTVIDQLETKAHPVLRIKGLDNDQIMLIPIVKEYVQAIDELTERVILDKVI; this comes from the coding sequence ATGGAAAATTTAATTAAAGTTTTTACAATCAAAAAGCCCCATGGAATTAAAGGGGAGTTAAAAGTGATAAGTTTAATTAATCTTAAAACTTACGCAACTGTTGATAATAAATTAGCGTTTATTAAAATTGGTGAAATTTTTAACCCCGTAACCGTTGAAAAAGTATTTGGAACAATTGATAAATTAGTCATGCGGTTAAAAGAATATCGTAATATTAATGATGTTACTAAATTCCAAGGTTGTGATGTCTATTTTAAAAAAGATGATATTGGTGATGTTCCAGTCTTAACTTCATTGATTGGATATCAAGTAATCAAAGATGATGAAATAATTGGTACTGTAATTGACCAGTTAGAAACAAAAGCTCATCCGGTTCTCCGAATTAAAGGTTTGGACAATGATCAAATAATGTTAATTCCAATTGTTAAAGAATATGTTCAAGCAATTGATGAACTAACAGAAAGGGTAATATTAGATAAGGTGATTTAA